From the Daucus carota subsp. sativus chromosome 8, DH1 v3.0, whole genome shotgun sequence genome, one window contains:
- the LOC108198531 gene encoding two-component response regulator ORR23: MDQSNVISGATKGSSSVAHENTSLLLARKNVRLLLVGHDRTSLMSLKQEFVQQFHKVTAFESPNTALSVFEAAKNFFNIVIADRYMPEMNIFEFVHQIHSLREDIPILLIDENLTVDSAREAIVNGVCYNFRKPLTHYDIASLCLHIHRVTGKFPQPFNSSTDGEERNDNQSNLKRKASDTDPENIKKGKNKVVEDSGSSVATNKDDGCNSKKSRVTWTPRLQQKFLAAIDKAGKDAAANPKELLSIMNEPHLTYHNVASHLQKHRLKEKHSDKLPKSASPVMSTVQPAAPLKSFPQGRTSGSSTANFNYMEARGSPRIQRSWVLEEAPNVKGKGLLDNGKQKMDTLNYYSCNNSRNAIMANRGRYEIAQVTDQDHDNSIENYVANFREQSEVVPRRFGLGEMEVPPDQVLESGHLSSGATDLISSSSGLQTLNWEPSAGAISDVVVASGERSSGFQAPNQEIAGDTAIGMYGLENVGNPDNMDGRGFGEGTGANQVLDDLPTEEEVNNLLEDIEAYDLFDLIN, translated from the exons CGTGCAACAATTTCATAAAG TGACGGCTTTTGAATCACCAAATACTGCATTGTCGGTGTTTGAGGCAGcaaaaaacttttttaatattgtaattgCTGATCGTTACATGCCAGAAATGAACATCTTTGAGTTTGTACATCAAATTCACAGTCTACGCGAGGACATTCCTATTTTGT TGATAGATGAAAACCTTACAGTGGATTCAGCGAGAGAGGCTATTGTCAATGGGGTGTGCTACAACTTCCGGAAACCTCTTACCCATTATGATATTGCAAGTCTATGCCTGCACATTCACAGGGTGACTGGTAAATTTCCGCAACCTTTTAATAGCAGTACGGATGGGGAAGAAAGAAATGACAATCAAAGTAATTTAAAGAGGAAAGCAAGCGATACTGATccggaaaatattaaaaaaggaaAGAATAAGGTGGTAGAAGATTCAGGTTCTTCAGTTGCCACCAATAAAGATGATGGCTGCAACTCTAAGAAGTCACGCGTGACTTGGACTCCCCGTCTTCAGCAGAAGTTTTTGGCAGCAATTGACAAAGCTGGAAAAGACG CTGCAGCTAATCCGAAGGAGCTTTTAAGCATTATGAATGAGCCTCACTTGACATATCACAATGTTGCTAGCCATTTGCAG AAACACAGATTGAAGGAAAAGCACTCTGATAAGCTGCCTAAAAGTGCTAGTCCAGTAATGTCAACTGTGCAGCCTGCAGCACCCCTGAAGAGTTTCCCACAAGGACGAACATCTGGAAGTAGTACTGCAAATTTTAACTATATGGAAGCCCGTGGATCTCCCCGAATTCAGAGATCTTGGGTTTTGGAGGAAGCTCCTAATGTTAAGGGCAAGGGTCTTCTTGATAATGGGAAACAAAAGATGGACACTTTGAACTACTACTCCTGCAACAATTCCAGGAATGCTATCATGGCCAATAGAGGAAGATATGAAATAGCTCAGGTCACTGACCAGGATCATGATAATAGCATTGAGAATTATGTTGCAAATTTCAGGGAACAATCTGAAGTGGTTCCTAGGAGATTCGGTCTTGGGGAAATGGAAGTCCCTCCAGATCAGGTACTGGAAAGCGGTCACTTGAGCAGTGGTGCAACCGACTTGATATCATCAAGCAGTGGGTTGCAGACTCTGAACTGGGAACCATCTGCAGGGGCAATCAGTGACGTGGTAGTAGCAAGTGGTGAGCGGAGCAGTGGCTTTCAGGCCCCGAACCAAGAAATTGCTGGTGATACTGCAATAGGGATGTATGGTCTGGAAAATGTAGGAAATCCAGATAACATGGACGGTCGCGGCTTTGGAGAAGGCACTGGTGCAAATCAAGTGCTGGACGATCTACCTACTGAGGAGGAAGTTAATAATCTGTTAGAGGATATTGAAGCCTatgatttatttgatttgataaattaa